One Brachyspira suanatina DNA segment encodes these proteins:
- the def gene encoding peptide deformylase, whose translation MLRELVIYGDDRLQKVSEKIEKIDDEILTLIDDMFETMYKERGVGLAAVQIGVLKRLVVISVPDFDDEEKPDFKLALINPEIIWHNDETESLEEGCLSFPEIRDDVARYTQIKVKYLDRDGNEQILEAENYIAKVLQHEIDHTNGISFIDRLESYQKRRLKRELKELRNNTVRGIKKASNREMLKNS comes from the coding sequence ATGCTAAGAGAATTAGTGATATACGGAGATGATAGACTGCAGAAAGTATCAGAAAAGATAGAAAAAATAGATGATGAAATACTCACTTTAATAGATGATATGTTTGAAACTATGTATAAAGAGAGAGGAGTAGGACTTGCTGCTGTTCAGATAGGAGTATTGAAGAGACTTGTAGTTATATCTGTTCCTGATTTTGATGATGAAGAAAAACCTGATTTCAAATTAGCCTTAATAAATCCAGAGATAATATGGCATAATGATGAAACTGAAAGTTTAGAAGAAGGATGTCTTTCTTTCCCTGAAATAAGAGATGATGTTGCTAGATATACTCAAATTAAAGTAAAATATTTGGACAGAGACGGTAATGAACAGATACTTGAAGCTGAAAATTACATAGCTAAAGTACTTCAGCATGAAATAGATCATACAAATGGAATATCATTTATAGACAGATTAGAATCATATCAGAAGAGAAGATTAAAAAGAGAATTAAAAGAACTCAGAAACAATACAGTTAGAGGCATAAAAAAGGCAAGCAACAGAGAAATGTTAAAAAATAGCTGA
- a CDS encoding HAD family hydrolase, whose protein sequence is MIKNIIFDLDGTLADSILDIYNCVNSALTHFNIKTISLEDARQFVGKGAGRLVKKAANKYSDSTENEEEIYQFYLKYYEQHCVDNTKLYDGVYETLELLYNHNINMFVISNKPNKMTLKTTEKLNISKYFKAIIGDGVYPYRKPDVNIWHSLKKDYDLTEDETIMVGDGIPDYEFACNAGIKCLLVLYGITDKNILLELKNNYYLNSFNEIADYIINKKF, encoded by the coding sequence ATGATAAAAAATATAATATTCGATTTAGACGGAACTTTAGCTGATTCTATATTAGATATATATAATTGTGTAAATTCTGCATTAACACATTTTAATATAAAAACTATATCTTTAGAAGATGCCCGTCAATTTGTTGGAAAAGGCGCAGGAAGACTAGTAAAAAAAGCTGCTAATAAATATAGTGATAGTACTGAAAATGAAGAGGAAATATACCAATTTTACCTCAAATACTATGAACAACATTGTGTTGATAATACAAAACTTTATGATGGAGTTTATGAAACCTTAGAACTATTATACAATCATAATATTAATATGTTTGTAATAAGTAATAAACCTAATAAAATGACTCTAAAAACTACAGAAAAACTAAATATATCTAAATATTTCAAAGCAATTATAGGAGATGGTGTTTATCCATACAGGAAACCTGATGTTAATATATGGCATAGTTTAAAAAAAGATTATGATTTAACAGAAGATGAAACTATTATGGTTGGAGACGGAATACCTGATTATGAATTTGCTTGTAATGCAGGTATAAAATGTTTATTAGTTCTATATGGAATAACAGATAAAAACATTTTGTTAGAATTAAAAAACAATTATTATTTAAATTCATTCAATGAGATTGCCGATTATATAATTAATAAAAAATTTTAA
- a CDS encoding M23 family metallopeptidase, which produces MKNNKFKYTKIRDNNTISSYIEDILFKIKSKLSNSNNIQRIRTTYVHSTRYIGNNKKNNIFLTIIKKFSLAVISLSLFMILANFLIINMRHTSKGVVLPDDKALANEAYSKILDEISPEQVSYNTSSISEVPTVTSAVTLENATDIFYNSIASDNTLVGDGTIGMKYDEYIIEEGDNLTTISRKIGANLDTLVSVNKITNANRLRPGQKIVIPNRNGLLYTIKKDESIEEIAERYDVSLNRVLSFNKISDPNDIEVGDDIFLPGAKYTLDERIDKFGQMFSIPTTITRISSVFGYRVHPITGVRTKHMGVDIPGRLNTPVYAARKGKVIFAGYSGGYGNLVIVRHDKGYTTYYGHLNSITTKAGATVGVGVMIGRMGSTGRSTGSHLHFEVRRNGVALNPADFIPIKKFLRGRR; this is translated from the coding sequence ATGAAAAATAATAAATTTAAGTACACTAAAATCCGAGATAATAATACTATTTCTTCTTACATAGAGGATATATTATTCAAAATCAAATCAAAATTAAGTAATAGTAATAATATTCAAAGAATAAGAACAACTTATGTTCATTCTACAAGATATATAGGAAATAACAAAAAAAATAACATATTTCTAACAATAATTAAAAAGTTTTCATTAGCTGTAATATCATTATCGTTATTTATGATTTTAGCTAATTTTTTAATAATTAATATGCGTCATACTTCTAAAGGAGTGGTTTTACCTGATGATAAAGCACTTGCTAATGAAGCATATTCTAAAATATTGGATGAAATATCACCAGAACAAGTAAGCTATAATACTTCAAGCATATCAGAAGTACCTACGGTAACATCAGCTGTAACATTAGAAAATGCTACAGATATATTCTATAATTCTATAGCTTCTGATAATACTTTGGTTGGAGATGGCACTATTGGAATGAAATATGATGAATATATCATAGAAGAAGGTGATAATCTTACTACAATATCAAGAAAAATAGGTGCCAATTTAGATACTTTAGTTAGTGTTAATAAAATAACTAATGCCAATAGATTAAGACCTGGACAAAAAATCGTAATACCTAATCGTAACGGATTATTATACACAATAAAAAAAGATGAATCTATAGAAGAAATCGCTGAAAGATATGATGTATCATTAAATAGAGTTCTTTCTTTCAATAAAATAAGCGATCCTAATGACATTGAAGTTGGAGATGATATATTCCTACCAGGAGCTAAATATACTTTAGATGAAAGAATAGATAAATTCGGACAAATGTTCAGCATTCCTACTACTATAACTAGAATAAGCAGTGTATTTGGATATAGAGTTCACCCTATAACAGGTGTTAGAACTAAACATATGGGCGTTGATATACCTGGAAGACTTAATACTCCTGTATATGCAGCTAGAAAAGGAAAAGTAATATTTGCCGGATACAGCGGAGGTTATGGTAATTTAGTAATAGTTCGTCATGATAAGGGTTATACTACATATTACGGACACCTTAATTCAATAACTACAAAAGCAGGTGCTACTGTAGGTGTTGGCGTTATGATAGGAAGAATGGGAAGCACAGGAAGATCTACAGGAAGTCACTTACATTTTGAAGTTAGAAGAAATGGTGTGGCATTAAACCCTGCTGATTTTATACCTATAAAAAAATTCTTAAGAGGAAGAAGATAA
- a CDS encoding GGDEF domain-containing protein, with the protein MNDVIKVINILNDIPEPFSVDGIIKTFEASSKDFIKSFAVYFYKEEIGEARLWYTSKNKLVINDKTNNKEYTLFARGNKFGYIIINTDKNEDKIQILINYLSIILYSEKLSFLANRDKLTGLYNRGYIIKYLQEKEITNEIYSIVIVDLDKFKHYNDTYGHNIGDHVLKLVSQVMKNSLKNMKYKSVLARYGGEEFIIVFDIDNKKDLLNAMEEIRSSIIETDLSTEEYSLKATASLGGAIKEENTTLRTFINKADQSLYNAKETGRNKSVILDF; encoded by the coding sequence ATGAATGATGTTATTAAAGTAATTAATATCCTAAATGATATACCAGAACCTTTTTCTGTAGACGGAATAATAAAGACTTTTGAAGCAAGCTCTAAAGATTTTATCAAAAGTTTTGCTGTCTACTTTTACAAAGAAGAAATAGGAGAAGCAAGATTATGGTATACATCTAAGAATAAATTAGTTATTAATGACAAAACAAATAATAAAGAATATACATTATTTGCTAGAGGTAATAAATTCGGATATATAATAATTAATACAGATAAAAACGAAGATAAGATACAAATACTCATAAATTATTTATCAATAATATTATATAGCGAAAAACTTTCATTTCTGGCAAACAGAGATAAGCTCACAGGTTTATACAATCGAGGATATATAATAAAATATCTGCAGGAAAAAGAAATTACTAATGAAATATATTCTATAGTTATAGTTGATCTAGATAAATTCAAACATTATAATGATACTTACGGACATAATATAGGAGATCATGTATTAAAATTAGTATCACAAGTAATGAAAAACTCTTTAAAAAACATGAAATATAAATCTGTATTAGCAAGATATGGAGGAGAAGAATTTATTATAGTATTTGATATCGATAATAAAAAAGATCTTCTCAATGCTATGGAAGAAATAAGAAGTTCAATAATAGAGACAGATTTATCTACAGAAGAATACTCCCTAAAAGCAACAGCATCTTTAGGCGGTGCTATAAAAGAAGAAAATACCACTTTAAGAACTTTTATAAATAAAGCAGATCAATCATTATATAATGCCAAAGAAACAGGAAGAAACAAATCTGTTATATTAGATTTTTAA
- a CDS encoding potassium/proton antiporter gives MNSSILLSSIIIILCIIVSKISVKVGVPSLLLFLVLGMVFGTDGILKIEFNDYKIAEELCTITLIFIMFYGGFGTNWKAAKPVSKQAFLLSFVGTFITSMITGLLCHYLLKLNFFESFLIGSVVGSTDAASVFSILRSRSLNLKDGLASLLELESGSNDPMSYMLTVIFLGLIGKTLTSPLAIAYMVFSQIVFALAVAAAVSFMAYNMLKRFRFPINGLDTIFVLAVALLSYSFSSVIGGNGYLTVYVVGIVLGNTKIKNKVALVHFFDGVTGLMQMVLFFLLGLLSFPSRILSVAPTSIYVALFVTLAARPIAVFAILTPFKISLKKQILVMAAGLRGAASIVFAIFVIVNNNSISYDIFHVVFFLAIISVLLQGTLLPIIAKKLDLVDSDEDVLKTFNDYVDDSDMELIQVKIPPTHHWVGRPIMEIELPEESIIVTVERGDSTIIPHGKTVIEQGDVVILNAKKTKYYDISLREIHINNRHPWKDKQLKDLNLPKNNLIVMIKREGGTVIPRGNTTIKYKDIVLLRDI, from the coding sequence GTTATCTTCTATAATAATTATACTATGCATAATAGTAAGTAAAATTTCGGTTAAAGTAGGTGTACCATCTCTTTTACTCTTCTTAGTTTTGGGAATGGTTTTTGGTACAGATGGTATTTTAAAAATAGAGTTTAATGATTATAAAATTGCTGAAGAACTATGTACTATAACATTGATATTCATTATGTTTTACGGAGGATTCGGCACTAATTGGAAAGCTGCCAAACCTGTATCAAAGCAGGCATTTCTCCTTTCATTTGTAGGTACTTTTATAACATCTATGATTACAGGATTATTATGTCATTATTTGCTTAAATTAAATTTTTTTGAAAGCTTTTTAATAGGTTCTGTTGTAGGATCAACAGATGCTGCTTCAGTGTTCTCAATACTTCGTTCTAGGAGTTTGAACCTTAAAGACGGACTTGCTTCATTGCTTGAGCTTGAAAGCGGAAGTAATGACCCTATGTCTTATATGCTTACAGTTATATTTTTAGGGCTTATAGGAAAAACTCTTACATCTCCTTTAGCTATTGCCTATATGGTTTTTTCTCAAATAGTTTTTGCTTTGGCAGTTGCAGCGGCTGTATCTTTTATGGCTTATAATATGTTAAAAAGGTTCAGATTTCCTATTAATGGACTTGATACTATATTTGTACTTGCTGTAGCTTTGCTTTCATATTCTTTTTCTTCTGTTATAGGAGGAAACGGATATTTAACTGTTTATGTAGTTGGTATAGTTTTGGGAAATACAAAGATTAAAAATAAAGTTGCTTTAGTTCATTTCTTTGATGGTGTTACTGGTCTTATGCAAATGGTTCTGTTTTTCTTACTTGGACTTTTATCTTTTCCTTCAAGAATATTAAGTGTAGCACCAACTTCTATTTATGTAGCATTATTTGTAACATTAGCAGCAAGACCTATAGCTGTATTTGCCATATTAACACCATTTAAAATATCATTGAAAAAGCAGATTCTTGTTATGGCAGCAGGACTTAGAGGAGCAGCTTCTATAGTATTTGCTATATTTGTAATAGTTAATAATAATTCTATAAGTTATGATATATTTCATGTGGTATTTTTCCTAGCTATAATATCTGTATTGCTTCAGGGTACATTGCTTCCTATAATAGCTAAAAAGCTTGATTTGGTAGACTCTGATGAAGATGTACTTAAAACTTTCAACGACTATGTTGATGATTCAGATATGGAGCTTATACAGGTGAAAATACCTCCTACACATCATTGGGTTGGAAGACCTATTATGGAAATAGAACTTCCTGAAGAATCTATTATAGTAACAGTTGAAAGGGGAGATAGTACTATTATTCCTCATGGTAAAACTGTAATAGAGCAGGGGGATGTTGTTATACTTAATGCTAAAAAAACTAAATATTATGATATTAGTCTTAGAGAGATACATATTAATAATCGTCATCCTTGGAAAGATAAGCAATTAAAAGATTTAAATTTACCTAAAAATAATTTAATAGTTATGATAAAAAGGGAAGGTGGAACTGTTATACCCAGAGGAAATACAACTATTAAATATAAAGATATAGTTCTTCTTAGAGATATTTAA